One part of the Thermogemmata fonticola genome encodes these proteins:
- a CDS encoding Imm1 family immunity protein, with translation MWKVTSVSLSRYEAKVDPRGIAGYRRVDESMETPTWTAVKQYIERLDGQRCTEMSLDGPNEYHMTIGGGPDRFFVSVIGNDLGPYDLLGPDPSDEPEKMILGGIETDLPRRFHATREQTLQAAEYFFYHGQIDPNLNWQLG, from the coding sequence GCGGTATGAAGCGAAAGTCGATCCAAGAGGAATTGCGGGGTATCGGCGTGTGGATGAGTCCATGGAGACTCCGACCTGGACGGCGGTCAAGCAGTACATCGAACGGCTCGATGGCCAGCGGTGCACGGAAATGTCGTTGGACGGCCCCAATGAATACCATATGACCATCGGAGGCGGACCGGATCGATTCTTCGTCTCAGTCATTGGCAACGATCTGGGACCATATGATCTCCTCGGACCCGATCCCAGCGACGAGCCGGAGAAGATGATTCTGGGGGGTATTGAGACGGATTTGCCACGGCGATTTCATGCTACCCGCGAGCAAACGCTTCAAGCTGCCGAATACTTCTTCTACCACGGCCAGATCGATCCAAACCTGAACTGGCAACTCGGTTGA